The Spinacia oleracea cultivar Varoflay chromosome 2, BTI_SOV_V1, whole genome shotgun sequence DNA segment gtattaatgatgtaaccggccaagaaccaaaggccttgaccggccacatcacgcaagcactCGGACCGCACGCCCCGCCCAAcgacacacactgcaggccgaagcccacagcgcacgcgcgccgagcagctgggccgtgggccttgctcacTCGCGCTGCattgcttgttgtgcgtgctgttgcgtgctcgcgcccaatgggctggccttgctcgcctttgctcgcgagcttgctggctcgttgggccttgcacgcttacgtgcttggctcgacaggccggcaactccgatgcccttcgtattcgcgatttaatatatttccgatatattatttatcgtttcgtattcggcgaatcaccgtcgtactatacgatttattcgtgtcgcccagcttacgaatattcgcgatacgatatacgattccaacaaaggtcgtatcgtataatacgtttccaactagttcccgaaaagctattaaatgaatttccgattcatttaatccggtgatctgttacgtgtcattggtgtgaccttgtaggttcagtcaagagtaagttgtgggttcaatatccattagaactcactgatcggaagcattgctccagctagctgttccaatcacttgatctcactgaattaattgttcgcaattaatctgaaccttggtattagacttaatgcaccttgggtgaaggacatatttccttcacaactCGCACAAAGCAGCTAtggaaatcaagcatgttggaaaatggctttgatgtcctctaatgttttaaagttttaagtttttaatatttaaaacaGATCAAACTTTTTATTCTCAAAATGATTTGAACTGTTTCAAAGACCCaacatgcatttttttttttgcattgggCTCTTTCATTAATTGATATAAATATCAGCTAGTCCACCATATTTTTTCTTGATAGAAAGAAAAtgtttgtaaaacattatggttaactatgagggggtcgaaaaacacgacGAGGCGCCTCTAAAAGAGTATACGACCCGCACGATTTTTCCCCTCtagatgtggcaagcatattaagtaaataggaactagCTGTGGGTGTTAGCCTCTTTTAACTAGtctataggagtcgtcattcagtttaagaaaactgacaaaacctggttatcatgatatgcctggagtgcaaacatatttgactcacaacggccataggttcccttgtgatccctggtgtggagatccctcaaccTACATCCAGTggagcagagattgagaattcgggggacgtttactaagaCTTAACTCAGATGAACgccgaattatttattttttagctTGAATGATGTCATGCCATTCATAAGTGTCATTGGTGAGCCAACAATTACTTTTGCGAATCGTTTTTTTAGTCTAGGCCAGAGTTCGCGAAAATGTCGACTGAAGCCAGCTGTGGTAGAATATTTCAGCGCTTGGATTTGCAGCAttagaaatttctagcgctcgCCTGTtgtgcgctggaaatttccagagCCTACAGGAATTTGTGCAGTTTTTTCTTTTAAGTCAATTTTGTTCTGCGGCTTGAATTTTACCAAACTGGAACCTACGTTATAGCGTTCATACACTCAAACGTTTAGCATTCCCACGCAAATGATGAGTATTTTGCACATACTGGCCTTTGGGTTGGATTGGTAAAGGCTAATACAGATTTTCGTTAATTTTGACTTAAGGAGACTTCAATTCCGCGAAAATACCTTCGGCGCAATTTTGAATATGCGTTTCGGAATGGGTATTTTCAGCCAGACCTACGTAATGCTCAAGGCAGATGCATTTTTTGGTCTTTCGAATTGGTTGCACGATGGAATGCGttttgaattttcaaattctggtTAGTGATTCATATGCGAGGAAAAGTAAGCGTGCGCTGGAATTTTTCCAGCGCACAAGAGGGCAGCGCTAGGAATTTTTTAGCGCCGACCTAGACAGCGTGTGAATTTGATGCGCTGGCCATTGtgacttttttctttttccttgtcGCGTGCGCTAGAATTTTCTTGTGCTTAGATTCTGTGCGCTGGAATATTCTAGCACATGTCGGGGCGGCGCTGTTTATTCTGGCGTTGGGCTCCTGACTGCGGAACTTTTTGTTTCTGATTCGTAGCTTTAACATTATTTCGACGTTTAGAGTATATTTTTGGAATTCGATAAGCATTTTTTACCTTAAACTAAGCGTCTGGTTGATTAGTTTCACATAGCACATAAAAATCTACATCAAACTAACAACGAGCATGATTTCAAGTATAATGCGCATTTAGTTTATGCTATTCTCTGAGGTTCAAAAAGGCTTGGGTGTCAAAGTGTACCAAACCTATCGCTAATCCCCCAACGGGCCCTTGTCGGAGTAGCCAGGTTCATGACAAAGTTTATCAAGGCCTATCCGGTACGTGTTGGAGTGGCATATATTGTGAATGGACCTAGGAGACAAGCGGTTCGGTTTTGGTGGATGTGCTACATTGCGAATGCATCGAGTAGATAACATCTGAAGCGCATGCACCACCGGGCTGATAGGTGTCCTTAGTCTGGACTTCCGAGATGTAACATGCCAAGGaagtcgagattcgtttatgCAGCTCTGTCACGATCATTCGTCACATTGAATATTCAGGTCGTCACAACTTAATAAGGAAACAATTGTAGTGTAGCGTTCAATTTCTTCTATACGGCTTCCTCACCGACGCACTTCTTGCACAGATTATTTCAATAttgtccccagcggagtcgccactatgagggggtTGAAAAACACGACGGGGTGCCTCTAAAAGAGTATACGACCCGTACGATttttcccctctggatgtggcaagcatattaagtaaataggaactaactgtgggcgttagccttTTTTTACTAGTCTATAGGAGTCTCCATTTAGTTTaagaaaactaacaaaacctggttatcgtaatatgcctggagtgcaaacatatttgactcataacggccataggttcccttgtgatccctggtgtggagatccctTAACGTACATCCAGTggagcagagattgagaattcgggggacgtttactgatacggggagtgcccaacattagcctacgcggcgcggtccttactagttaaATTGTGATGATGATgggactgttaggttatgatacatataactgaatataaatcatgcggaaaaaccataaagccaggaatccaaattgattgccacataacatttagcataatttaggatgcatactctttgtagcgtgccctccctagctgcgcccgaaccgaacaagaacaagtctaagACTCCAAATGTCCTCCccccgtagatagtccacagcacgctcgggtccgccttagatttaattaactagaattgcactaAGGTACTATgtgattttcggattttatgacaaataaaaatctgagttttaagcctaaaacttgaatgaatacttgaattactcgttataaattgtgaactatgatcacctatttatagggtaggaatatGGTATTGGAATTCTACTAGGACTTTAAAAATCATAATTCTTTTAGAATTAGAGTTCCATTAAAACTAgtaaatcagaaaattaatctaatcctaatcactTAAGGATTCGAAGTATGCACAAATtccaacacgcacacgagcatgacccacatgcgagcaggccatgcccgcgcgcaCACAAAGCCCGCAGCAGGCCTCGCAGCCCATACGAGCTCGCTGCCATgtgctcgcagccttggcgcgctgggcctgaccttgccctgggcctggcgttgccttgggctgctgtgacgcgcgctgggcttgttggacgtgggcctggcttcgcgctgggccttcgtctagcaagctcgtccgatgcttattcgtacgacgcgcttccgattaattttccgatttcggaattcatttccgatacgaacaatatttaacatttccgattccggaattaatttccgtttcgaacaaatatttaatattttcgtttcggaattattttccgattccgataatatttctgattctgacaatatttccgtttccggcaatatttccgattccggcaatatttccatttccgataatattttccgatacgtaccatgtttccgtttccggcaacatctacgacttggataatacttatgtttccgatacgatccatatttctgtttccggtaatatcatcgtttccggagtattcataattttcctttgacgatctcagctcccactggaaccaagatccgtcgattccgaatatccatagatggagtatttaataccattaaatacttgatccgtttacgtactatttgtgtgaccttacgggttcagtcaagagtaagctgtggattaatatcattaatttcacttgaactgaaacgacctctagctaggcatacagttcacttgatctcattgaattattaacttgtataattaacactgaaccgcatttattagacttaacattaaatgcatacttggaccaagggaattatttccttcagggacatgcgttatgctacattactactcttgattgattttaatgcacaaatattactaaacagatgtcaaaacgctgatttagattgatttaaggtgcttaacaataaaccggtttgtccaagagttatctgatttaggcgtgaGCAATATAACAAATTAAAGTTAtactactacaaaaacaccttTGCGGGTCGCCTCTAAATTGCTTTTAGTGTCGCCTATGGGGCGACTCTGAAGCTAGGGACTCGAAAAGTATTTGGTATTTTAGAGTCACTCTTTGAGTCGACACGAATACTATTATACAAGTCGTCTATTAAGGAAGAGGCGAcactaaaaatatttttttcaaaaaaaaaaattaatttattaatcatTTCGAGTCGCCTATTATACTAAGAGGCGACGCGAAAGatactttttaattattttaaaataattgaTTAACCTTTAATGTCGCCTCTAATCTCTATAGGCGACACGAAAATTATTTTTCGGAACTATTTTTATAAACTTCTTAGTTATAGGAGTCGCCTCTAAAGTTTATAGGCGACACGAAAAAGTAATTTcggaaatttttattaaatttattaataatcgAGTCGACTAACATACGAAGAGGCGACACGAAAGATGTTttgcaaaattatttttattaaattcattacCTTTAGAGTCACCTCTTAAGTTTACAGTCGACACAAAAAATATTTCCGAATTACTTTTTAAACCATTTTACCCATTTTGAGTCGCCTATTATACACCAATGGCGACACGAAAAGTATTcttttactttaaaaaaaatattaattaaccatTAGGAGTCGCAGAGGCGACACCAAAAGTGtgttttatgtttttagttttttttagttCTCGCTAATTTTGATTATTCTACGTacgtaataataaataataaattcacaaAATACATAAATAGAGAGTTGCAGAATTGCAAAAAgattttttattaattcaaacaagaaagttggttCAACAAATATGTATTCCAAAAACTTAACCACAATTTCTTATAGTTTTCTATCTCTGAAAACTAGAAAATGACTACAAACAACTACTAATAAAATATCTGCTCTTTTCCCGAACTTCATCGATCTCTTCTTGAGTGTACGGGTTTGGAGAAAAATTTGTACTTCAACACAacaatgtatatatataattagtaaAGTTTGGATAAAAGCTATCGCATAGTTAAAACTGAgataaaattaactaaaataacaAAAATGCACGTACCTCTTCCAGATTACCAATACTTTGTAATCCCAAGTAAAACTATTTGATCCATGTACTTCACGACGTAATAGCCACATTCAAGCATTTTCAGTTCCCGGGAACACTAAAACACAAATATAAtacatattaaattaaatattaacaTATATATGAATAAAATTAcgataaaaataataatcaaacTAATTAAATTCTTACTGTAATTTATTTCCATCTTAGAGACTTTCAAGATCCTTTGTTGTTGGCTTTCCAAGTCCGATAAGTTCTAAACACGAGAACAATTCATTTGTCACCAACAATAGGTAATTTAAAATATAAGAACAATTTGACACCAAAAGGAGGTACAGTTACAGACAGGCTAAGAGCTTCAGGGAAAAGTAAGCATCTATCACTAAAGAAAGGGTCCTTAACTCCTTGTTTCCACAATAACACACTCATGGTAATGTTTGTCTACACCTACTCATTTCCTTAATGAAATAGTCTTGAATGAGACCATTGTTACCTGATTCACTAGTATAAGATTGGGTACGGGTTCGTAATTCGCTAACTAATTTGCTAAATTAGACAAAAATGTAACATTTTCATGTTATAATCCGCCTTTTCAGTTTGTGGTTCGTGGGATGATTAGGGAACTATGTAACATTAAATGAGACTATCTAACGGTAACTAATAGTGAGACTATGATCACTTCTGAATTtatttgagttaacttttaattCTCACAATAAAATTAGTCTAACACAGTTTCACCCGAAGGCATACTTTTCTTTAATATGCTACTGCAGAAAAGACGGAGAACACTGAACATAATGTTGTCGAAGAAGTAAGAACTGACCTCGTATTTTTGGACCAGAGAAGCCCACAAGGATTTGCATTGTCCAGGTGTCCGATTGAAGCCATCAGCTACAAGGCTTGATGATATCTCTTCCCAGAGTGCCATACATCTTCTTACAACCTGGAATCTCTCATGCAAATCTCCATGAAGCATAATCAACTTCTTAACCTCTTCAGGCTTCCATTTATTCAGTATCATTGACTCTGAACGCTTTGAGGAACGATTCAGTGTCTCGTCAGATTCCTCTTCGTTAATTTCCACAGGTCCTCTTTTGTCTATAGATTCCTCCAGCAAACTAGAAACTTCACCATTTTTTCTAGCAAACCATCTGAATCTTCAGAATCTGTAGTAGACTCTGCTTCCACATTAGAAGTAGAAGTAGCATCATCAACCTTTCTAAGGAGTCTATCGAGTTCACTACTTGCTATTATGTTCATCAACCTCAAAATTGCTGTTATGTTCTATGTTCATGGCCATCTCATATTCTATGTTCATGGCCATCTCATATTCTATGTTCATGGCCTTTCTCTTGATAGCCTGCATACGTTGAGCACAATAGCCAACAAAAGACAATGCACACAATTGGAGTACAAGCTAAAAAAAGAATCGAAAGTAGAAATTCAGTTTCAACAGTAATGCTTTTCACCCCCTCCTTACTCCCCTTTTGGGTACTCTAGAATCTTATTGCTATATTTTGCTACCCATCTCAGTAATGGCAGTATTTTCTATAGCACTGTATTTTCTGTAGCATTATTCGTTAGTtgatttaattagaaattaaaacaaataaagatcAGGAGTGAAAAAATAATGCACCTATCCCTACGAACAGATAATTGGGGGAAAATTATAAAACCAAACTTACAATTTCTCAAATTTGAAGAATCAGAATTTATGACAAAAATTCATACAACAAAGATGAATAgacaattgaaaaaaaaataactaaCCCAAATTTATCAACAGAGATGAATAGACAATTGAAAATTTCGACAGATAAATTGAATACATAATAACCTAATTTATCAACGAAATTTTCAgttcaaatcaaaaaaaatatacataaaaTCCCAGAAGAAAGGGGTGATTTCAAGGTAAATAGAAAAGGTGAAGAAACCTCCATACTTGTACATGGCGAGTCGGAGATGGAGATGGAGATAGAGATGCGCATATAGAACTAAAACGAAAACTATGAAAATACCTTGTGTGGTTTTAGGTTTGACCCAAAAAGCCCAGTtatatttttcatgaaatgcccctgaggtttaacgaaatgcaccaaatacactcgcgtgtttcaaattacataatatacccatatttaaacttatttgaacCAAATGCCCTTAGACTTAACGAAAGTCTAACACCGTTAGTCATTAGTTTGAATTATCCCTTAATCAAtctaattgattaataattaaCCCCTAATTAATAATTTACTCCATTATgcattttctttaatttaacttttttctcttttttctcttttttctttattttcactcACCCCCTTCCTTCTCTTCTGGTTCAACAAGCTCAACAACAATCCATCCCCTTCCCTCCTGGTTCCACCACCACCGACCACCGACTTCCGTCCACCGACCACCGACTTCCGCCCCACCGACCTCTGCCCACACCACCACCGAGCTCCGCTTCAATCTAACTCCCGTACAAAAAATCTTCAATCTAAATTCTCATTTTTTTTCCCCAAATTGTCTCAATTCGATTTCTAGAAATGCGAATTATAGGTTGGTGGAAGTATAGGACAGCAGCACATAGAATTAGAGAAGAGAAGAGGAAAAAGTTAATTTTGTAGCTAGAATTTTAGTTTttcgttcttcagttttcttcttcttcttcgtttTTCCTTGCCTTCTTTCtggattttttatttgttttgattCTGTTCGCACATAGCAGCAGCAAAATCGTAATTATGAGATATAGCAACAGCGATTAGTAGAGATTAGAGAACCTAGTAATTCTATTTTGGTTTTTAGATTTTCGATTATAGGATTAGAATTCAGAAATTTCGAATTCATTTTCTATTGTTCTTGAGTCTGTTCTTCAATTTCCATAAATTGTGTTACGAATGGGATTTTAGCCACGGCTTTACCATCGAACTATGAATTGAGCAATCCAAAAACCATGAAGAGAACGAGCACAACGACAACactggatttgaacttgaagagTGAGAGATCTTGGCTTGCGTCTTTAAGGCTGGTTTCGACTTCTTCTTGGTTTTTGTTCTTGAAGATTGAATCTGGGTTTTCAAGGTTTCAATTTTTTGAGGATTTGTCAATGGATGAGGATTTAAGGGATTTTCAAATTCAGTTTCTAATGGTGTTGAGATTCTCGAACCAGAAGAGAAGGAATAGGTGAttgaaaagaggaaaaaaaaaattaaagaaaatgaaaaatggagttaattaattaattattaattaattaagttaattAAGGGCTAATTCGAACTAATGACTAACGGTgttagacttccgttaagtctaggggcatttggtgcaaataagtttaaataggggtatattatgtaatttgaaacacgcgggtgtatttggtgcatttcgttaaacctcgtgggcatttcatgaaaaaaccgttgtttaattaaacattgtAGCTGAACCGCTATATTTCCACTTTTTTTTATTAGATAATCGAAAAACGCGAAACAACCTCAGTTACCGAACAACCCCTTAATTAGTTTTCCGGGTTTTAGTCTCGTGAttttactttttaattttttttgatataATGTATGCTATTATTTCTAATATAGTGTCGCTTATTCTTTCGTAAAATAATTAACATGCGCTGGCAAAAAAAATTGTAtgatttttaagaaaaaaataaaataaaattgaggGATAGGTGTCGCCGATTTTTATGTGCGACACCAACGCTTTTAGAGTCTCATTTTATATCACAGGGGACAATAAAAGTATTTCATttgatttaaaaaaatatatatataggtGTCGCCTGTTATCAATGTGCGACACGTACCAAAACTTTTAGAGTCTCATTTTTTAACAAAGGCGACACTGGAagtatttatttgatttttaaaaaaatattgaaaaaaatatatatagaagAAATAGGTGTCTCCTGGCACTATTGTGCGACACCAAAACTTTTAGTGTCCCATCTTATAACAAAGACGACGCACTAGTCTCTTTGAAATATCTGCTAGCAACTTTATGTGTCACCTGTTTTATAAAATGGGACTCTTAATGTTTTGGTGTCACGCATTAATTTGAAGCGACTCTAAAAGGGCGACTTATAaaggtgtttttgtagtagtgtgtactaattcaattagcagatttatatggtggggaaagcaataaaaatatagattcacgttacagcaaagcgtaggctttactgcggttcttaggaacacctaccacttgactttacTAGCTTTCCGTTTGGCTTTAGAACTTTCCGATGACTGACTAACTGTGGGAcgggattcttccagagttttgagTATTTTAGGCTTAGGGATTGTGTTTAGGTTTCACCAGCACTTCAACAGAATTCAGGCAATCAGGCGGTAGTGTGGGCAGGGTCtgcttaacagtgtgttaaATGAGGCAGACACACGAATACGGGACAGAGAgaagcttcggtcaatactcaagcttaagggTTTAGATTtgggaatgtgtgttattttccgattttcaGAGACACTACTTATAGTAAAataggccagaataagataaatCTTCGAAATGAGAATTTTCCAACTGAGATCTgtgcagcgctagaaaattcaaGCGCTTGGATCAGGAGCGCTGTTTATTTCTAGCGCTTGCAATTTGAGCGTCAGATTTGTTCTGGTGACAGCTGGATCAATTCTATCTTGTATGATTCGTGTAAGGAACAAACTGCAGCCCTGGATTATAACAACGCTTGGGTCTTGAGCGCTGGAAAATAATGAAGCTTGGGCTGCcaacgctggaattttccagcgctggtgttttacttcaCTTTTCCAGTCTTATCGGTTTTCTACCGAACCTTACTCACGTTTTCTATCCTTAGGAATATGAGTTGGGATGCAACTCTTAGTCCTTACCCAATGATAAATCGTAATGCGACTTAAACACTTAGATATTTTATCTTATACGGTTGTTATTCTGGGCAGCGTTCAGGCATAGCAGTTACTACAAATTGtggtttctaaaaatggaaatatggtttaaGGGATATCAGTCAATCATAGATGTTTGCGGCATGTTTAGGAATTCTTAGTCaagcggtgtttggtttcatcatcgaacacaccgcGCGTGTCGGgcttagggacaaatgtaggcgtctacataAACCATTCATAGAAATGAATTAAGCTTCATTCTTCCATTAAATTTTGAtggttttattaaatgatgagtcctttcaatttggaaaaaaaattcaagatagactgtcaggaccagtcctgtgactaagaaatgtctatcaagtgaacttaaatgtcaaaagttgaaaatggtccctggtcggaagttttctataaaggtggacgcatagaaaccgctagacgactagaatgcaagatgactagtagttatgtttgttgaactatgtggacatggcaataacataatcatttgcatagatacttacttgacaaGACTACTattggacaagacctatgaaactttactctaagagatgaaaatctgtcataagtaaatttcattatcttattagacactaatccttaatacctgagtgatttgagcttacttgtttgagaactggttgctttgacgctTTCatccatcgcaccgtaaaaggagaccataacgacaacgctcgggtaatcacctatcaaacgaagtctaaactcaatattataagtttgggattgtcctcccataaat contains these protein-coding regions:
- the LOC110794232 gene encoding ribonuclease J, giving the protein MILNKWKPEEVKKLIMLHGDLHERFQVVRRCMALWEEISSSLVADGFNRTPGQCKSLWASLVQKYENLSDLESQQQRILKVSKMEINYMFPGTENA